In the Ornithodoros turicata isolate Travis chromosome 5, ASM3712646v1, whole genome shotgun sequence genome, GACACCCACTGGTTGATTTCAGAGGCTACACGCTGAGATTCCCTCGAGAAGTCTACCTCCTTAAGATTCGCTCGAAACACGTCACGCAGGTCTTTCTTGTACGACTCCACTATCGGGAAGCTTTTGTTTACTAGGACGGCGTTGGCGACTTCTAAGACAACGTCTTTCTTCCCGTCACGGTCTCGGAAGAACTTCTGCGTGGCCGATAAGAGCTCTGTGCTTCCTTGAAGGCCAGCCTTCTCGTAGCCCAGGACGTCGCCGAGTTCCTTTTCCGACACGCCTCTTGCACCGCGGTAGACCATAGACATCGCCATGCTGATGCTGAACGGTGAGAGGAAGACATGGTTCTTGTTTGTAGGTAGTTCTTTCAGGAGGTTGACTCCGAGGATGTTGTTCGCTTTGGCCACTCGACGGGAGATCTCGTCGGGGGACGAGTATGCTCCAACGATGACCGCAAGAACGAGAACAGCTGCTCGCATCATGTTTTGTGACACTGACAGAGATCTTATGAAAAGGAGAGACGCTACCCTTACGCTATATATACGCTATGGGTACCGAGGAGGAAAGTGGAGCAATACGCACCGTGTTGCTTCATTGGCGATCATGTGTTTCCCCGTCTGCACTCAATGAGCTCGGAGAGCGATGTTTGCTCACGTAATCAGTTCCAACAATGGGAAGAGACACGATAGCTGTGTGTTGTCGAGTGCCTCTCGAGCACGTGTTCGGTGTGCAATACAGAATGGCTTCTTAATTGTGAGCAAACGCCCGGGAAACGGAGAATCCCCGTCAAGTAGGCTGAAAGTATGCAACGGCAGACACGAGAACAAGTTTATCGCGCTGTGTGCTGACACAGGAGAGATTTGACGCTATTCTCCGTAAACCGTCGGCCCGTAGTCTGGTGCTATGAATAGTCCTATTCTCCTATGATGTTAACGCAACTGTTTTTCCAGACGGCCTTTCGAAACGGCAATTTTCTtcgatatacagtgaaccctcgttaatgtAACCCCCGACAATCAAACATACTCGCTTTAccaccatactcttggggaacaatgctgtgaaacctctggAAATCACCTCCGTTAATATGAcagttccgcattatgaccaaaattttcgggaacgaccatggtcataataacgagggttcactgtagaagCGTAGGGTATATGCTGACCGTAGTAATACTGACGAAAGCAAATGAAACAAAATGCATCCTTCATGACCGACAGCTTTTGCAGCCTGGGGCAGTAAGTGAATGTCGTGTCTTGAATAACGTTGAATTCGTACGACGATGAAAAGCAACGTGTCCTCGTCGTTATGAACCAGCCAGCTAGACTGCGACCTTTCACTGTTATCGATACCATAGAAGCCACGCGAAAGCCTGCTCAAAAAACCACGCCGACCCAATCTTAACCTCAGCGTCTCAACTCCGTTTGTGGCCAATATGCTAGTGTCCAGTAAGACCGCAACGGTCAACAGATGATGCGCCATGTTTACTCAGGACGCAACAACACTTCAGCGGCATAGTCTGATGCACGCACTGCCTAGGGCATGCCCATTGCCACCCACCCCCCCTCACCCAGGACAACCCCATTCTGtgtaacccaacctaacctagacTAACTTTATGTCACAGTGATATAGCCTGACACAATGTACTTTtgttcattaataataataataataatacgccTACATATAGGACCTCTTCCGATTATCAACTCTCCTTCTACAGTGGCTGAAGCTCTCGCCGTGGATATCACCTTTAAGTTCCACACCATTCCAGgagtggcatccaatgtattgctccgtagacgaaagcgtgcttaggcgaacgcaatgcatcctggacaggtcgtGGTctcacgtcacagcaaacgtcaaagctcacgtgaccttaaagatggcggcgcccgtgatcggcggttAAACCGTTTCTAAACaagtaaacaatgcggttgttgtttccgcgcgacgttttggatgtctttcgatcacggcaATTGTTTTtctccgataatctcgcagtaaaacgtgcAGTTtcgcacataaggcctcgtactgttgacgacttccaaatgtaatgtacttaaactaaggagaaatgggctaccatgttgcggatgaagcaccgcatagtttacgctggcaaaatgcgttcatctcttggcgttgTGACGACGGAAATAAGTCGGTAAGCGGcaagacgacatgtaaacaaagtcacacgaccccaaaatgacgttttctatgacgtgcgatcaggacaagatggcagttttgccaaaagcacccgcttgagggtagttacaaaaatggcgggtttgtgtcacccctgtgcgtTACTtgaatagcccaatgaggtcgctttgcacacgtCACTTTTGGGGGCCACTTTGGCGCGCTACCGCCGCAACTCTCCAAGAATTCCGAAACTACTCGTTGGGGGCTCCCGTAGAGATTTATGTAACCGAAACAGGAAGGCGAGCAGTGATATGTCATTGGAGTGGGCCCCgatctcggcttcacttctcagaaCAATAGGGCTCCTGTTCtccttccttcctccatgcacaCATCGTTGTCAGCATACTATGGAGCAGTTTCGTTGCTATAGCACAGCCGAAGTTCGTTACAAACAACACTTCAAAGCAAGAAGCCTATGCGTTTGTCAAACCTAGAGCCACAATATGATTTTTATTGACGACATCCAAGAACAAATtcacggcaaaaaaaaaaaaaaaaactctagcCAAGGCGTTTCGTCATTGATGAAGCCCACAACAGACTATAACGTTCATCGCCACTAACATTACAAACATAATAGAATACTAGAGTAAGAACCATTTGCTGGCTGCGTTAAGTTAAAGCGCATGCACAGCACCCACGAAGAGGATCAACTTGGAAATCTTGTTCCGAATGAAGAACAAGAATGGGTGGTCAACGTTGAATTCTACGGGCTTTGGAATCAGCACCGAAGTAACTTTTAATTCGAACACAACCCCAGTGAACGCAGAAGCCTCACTTCCCTTCTCACTGACTTCAACCACGGCTTTGTGAATAACATCGCTCACCACCAGTCTACCAGATTCTTCAATACCGGTGAAGTTGGCAGCTCCTGAAAAGATGGATTTCGCTCCCAGAGTCTCCAGTTGTTCCACGAGACTGTAGTCGGATTCCAGCTTGAATTTGGGCAACTTCAAGTTGACGGTCGCAGTGAACAGGCGATCTACGGCACCTTGATACCCTGAAGGGGTCAGGTCTTCCAGAAGTCTCCGCAGCCCATCTCTCTCATGTGGGAGGAAGACAAGCATGCTGAATTCTTTTCCCGCGTAGGGTAACTCAAGGACGTCAGCCTTCAGATCCTCATTCCTGGCGTAGCTGTACCTCGCGGTTTTCAGCATGGTATCGACCTGCTTCGCCGACTTGCCGTAGTTGAAGAAAGGCAGCCTCGTtgtttgactttcgatgaactTTCGCTCCCAGTCGCCTTTAAAGTAGACGGCGTTCATGATGAAAAGGACAGTTGTGGGGGGCAGTTCGCTGACAACCTTGACGATCTTGCCTCTCGTCTTTGCTGACACCCACGCGTTGATTTTGGCAGCTACAGCTATGGACTCCTTCAGAAAATTGACTTCCTCAAATTTTGCCTGAAATACATGTTCCAGGTCTTTCTTGTAAGACTCGAGAACAGGAAAGCTCTGGTTTACAAGGACGGCATTGGCAACCTCTAAGGTAACATTCCTGTTCTGCTGCTGGAAGGACTTCTGCACGGCTGACAAGACCTCGTCTCTTCCGTGAAGCCCGGCCGCCTCGTACCCGAGAACCGCGGCGAGTTCCTTTTCTGAAACTCCTCTTGCACCGTGGTATACCATGGACATAGCTATGCTGATGCTGAACGGCGAGAGGAAGACATGGTTCTTGTCCGCAGGGAGCGCCTTGAGAAGGTTGAGTCCGAGGATGTTGTTTGCTTCAGCGAAGCGAATAGTAGCGTCATCTGGAACTGACAAGGCTCCAACGACGAAGGTGAGAACGAGAGCTGCTGATCGCAACATGGCGCTGAGGTGGGCGTTTTCGCGGGCGCCGTGCTTTATGTACTCGCTGAAATCGAGGAAGTACCGACGGGTTGCATCAACGCACTTTCCCGTTGAAGCGCTAGTATTTTCCCGAGGATATTTCAGTTCCAAGGGGCGAAACTGATATCCCGAGCTGTCGAGAGTGTGTTTGCTTTGTTGGCGGTTTCCCTGAGTCTGTGAGAGATAGAAGAACAGCACCTGTACGTGTTTTACACTCCAGAGCTATTTTGAGACGCGCTGTTATTGTCACATGCAGGATGTCCGCAACAAACTATGGAGTGAAGTTTATAGAAAAGAGAAatctctttcttttcgtttttcgttttttttattctgcgttagcgccgcgaagcaactgtggctatgagcggcgtaaagACGTGGACAcgtgcagagaggacagcaggaaggagtgggggacaggggggttagtatgcgtcctgggccgacttcagggggaaattgccgacattcgtctggaagatCTTCGGaaaatctgaggaaaacctcagacaacac is a window encoding:
- the LOC135396221 gene encoding intracellular coagulation inhibitor 1-like, yielding MLRSAALVLTFVVGALSVPDDATIRFAEANNILGLNLLKALPADKNHVFLSPFSISIAMSMVYHGARGVSEKELAAVLGYEAAGLHGRDEVLSAVQKSFQQQNRNVTLEVANAVLVNQSFPVLESYKKDLEHVFQAKFEEVNFLKESIAVAAKINAWVSAKTRGKIVKVVSELPPTTVLFIMNAVYFKGDWERKFIESQTTRLPFFNYGKSAKQVDTMLKTARYSYARNEDLKADVLELPYAGKEFSMLVFLPHERDGLRRLLEDLTPSGYQGAVDRLFTATVNLKLPKFKLESDYSLVEQLETLGAKSIFSGAANFTGIEESGRLVVSDVIHKAVVEVSEKGSEASAFTGVVFELKVTSVLIPKPVEFNVDHPFLFFIRNKISKLILFVGAVHAL